A stretch of the Tolypothrix sp. NIES-4075 genome encodes the following:
- the der gene encoding ribosome biogenesis GTPase Der, with protein MKLPIVAIIGRPNVGKSTLVNRLAGQQSAIVHDEPGVTRDRTYLPAYWGDREYLVVDTGGLVFNDETEFLPLIRQQASLALKEASAAIFVVDGQLGLTSADEEIAEWLRQQTVPVLLAVNKCESPEQGLIQAAEFWQLGLGEPFAVSGIHGNGTGELLDELINHLPIVENIPENNEINVAIIGRPNVGKSSLLNAFVGEERAIVSPISGTTRDAIDTVVERNGQIYRLIDTAGIRKKKHIEYGTEFFSINRAFKAIRRADVVLLVLDAVDGVTEQDQKLAGRIIEEGRACIIVVNKWDVVEKDSYTIYDYEKVLQQNLHFTDWAETIFVSAVTGQRVEKILELVNTAAESHKRRVSTSVINEVLEEAVSWHSPPASRGGRQGKIYYGTQVTSQPPTIALFVNEAKRFNENYRRYIERQFRQQLGFKGTPIRLLWRSKKVRDMESGTVNRATRV; from the coding sequence ATGAAGTTACCTATTGTTGCAATTATCGGACGCCCGAATGTGGGCAAATCCACCCTGGTAAATCGTCTTGCTGGACAACAGTCAGCGATTGTTCACGATGAACCAGGAGTAACACGCGATCGCACTTATCTACCAGCTTACTGGGGCGATCGCGAATATCTCGTAGTCGATACTGGTGGTTTAGTATTTAATGATGAAACGGAATTTTTACCCCTGATTCGTCAACAAGCTTCTTTGGCACTCAAAGAAGCAAGTGCCGCTATATTTGTTGTCGATGGGCAATTAGGATTAACCTCTGCTGATGAAGAAATCGCTGAGTGGTTGCGTCAACAAACCGTACCCGTTTTGCTTGCCGTAAATAAATGTGAATCCCCAGAACAAGGTTTAATTCAAGCTGCGGAATTTTGGCAATTAGGATTAGGTGAACCCTTCGCTGTATCTGGTATTCATGGTAACGGTACAGGTGAGTTACTCGACGAGTTAATTAACCACCTACCGATTGTCGAAAATATACCAGAAAATAATGAAATAAATGTAGCAATTATCGGTCGTCCAAATGTCGGTAAATCAAGCTTATTGAATGCTTTCGTTGGTGAAGAAAGAGCGATTGTCAGTCCAATTTCTGGTACAACCCGCGATGCAATTGATACCGTCGTCGAACGGAACGGACAAATTTATCGCTTGATTGACACTGCCGGAATTAGAAAAAAGAAACACATTGAATACGGTACCGAATTCTTCAGCATCAACCGGGCTTTTAAAGCGATTCGCCGCGCCGATGTGGTTTTATTGGTATTAGATGCTGTAGATGGAGTTACCGAGCAAGACCAAAAATTAGCTGGGCGAATTATCGAAGAAGGTCGAGCTTGTATTATTGTCGTTAATAAGTGGGATGTTGTCGAAAAAGACTCTTACACCATCTACGATTACGAAAAAGTTTTACAACAAAACCTGCATTTCACCGATTGGGCAGAAACAATTTTTGTCAGTGCCGTCACCGGACAGCGCGTAGAAAAGATTTTAGAATTGGTGAACACCGCAGCCGAATCGCATAAACGTCGCGTCAGCACATCCGTAATTAACGAAGTCTTGGAAGAAGCAGTTAGCTGGCATTCCCCCCCAGCTTCACGCGGCGGACGCCAAGGTAAGATTTATTATGGTACGCAAGTCACCAGCCAACCGCCAACAATAGCGCTGTTTGTCAACGAAGCGAAACGCTTTAATGAAAACTATCGGCGTTACATTGAGCGACAATTCCGGCAACAATTAGGATTTAAAGGCACACCGATTCGTTTACTGTGGCGGAGTAAGAAAGTGCGTGACATGGAAAGTGGTACTGTCAATAGAGCAACTCGCGTCTAG
- a CDS encoding YggS family pyridoxal phosphate-dependent enzyme, whose amino-acid sequence MSSSINERITTIRSSLPNSVRLIAVTKQVSTEVMRSAYAAGVRDFAESRIQEATSKQVELQDLTDITWHFIGHLQSNKAKKALSQFTWIHSVDNLQLAQRLNQLAQELGVSPQVCLQVKILLDPNKAGWSVPELLTDLPALNECKNLQIQGLMTIPPAGLDDAEITYVFNNTHKLAEEIQKQNWSNIKMQHLSMGMSGDYKLAVQAGATMVRLGTILFGDR is encoded by the coding sequence ATGAGTAGTTCGATTAACGAACGTATTACCACAATTCGCTCCTCACTTCCTAATTCAGTTCGGTTGATTGCTGTCACCAAGCAAGTTTCTACCGAGGTAATGCGTTCTGCCTATGCCGCAGGTGTACGGGATTTTGCTGAGAGTCGCATTCAAGAAGCTACCAGCAAACAAGTTGAATTACAAGACTTAACAGATATCACCTGGCACTTTATTGGACATTTGCAAAGCAATAAAGCCAAAAAAGCGCTTTCCCAATTCACCTGGATTCACTCTGTAGATAATTTACAACTGGCGCAGCGCCTAAATCAATTGGCGCAAGAGTTAGGAGTGAGTCCCCAAGTTTGTCTACAGGTGAAAATTCTTCTTGATCCCAACAAAGCTGGTTGGAGTGTACCGGAACTATTAACGGATTTACCAGCTTTGAATGAATGCAAAAATTTGCAAATTCAAGGTTTGATGACAATCCCTCCTGCTGGATTGGATGATGCAGAAATAACGTATGTATTTAATAATACGCACAAACTAGCTGAAGAAATCCAAAAACAAAACTGGTCAAATATAAAAATGCAGCATCTTTCGATGGGGATGTCTGGCGATTATAAGTTGGCAGTGCAAGCGGGTGCAACGATGGTAAGATTGGGAACGATCTTGTTTGGCGATCGCTAA
- a CDS encoding Pepco domain-containing protein, whose protein sequence is MQNEETIWIVTDDTPQIAIPEKVTRGVTRGEDWDEDVQRDSSSRGVGDAVKVSAEKLEQEMTRFLQVLGKVFSHAEAQAKGNTAMQLDEIELSVEISGEGEVKLLGSGAKGGGKSAIKLTFKRKESS, encoded by the coding sequence ATGCAGAACGAAGAAACAATCTGGATCGTCACTGATGATACTCCTCAAATAGCAATTCCTGAAAAAGTGACACGCGGAGTTACTAGAGGAGAAGACTGGGACGAAGATGTTCAAAGAGATAGTAGTAGCAGAGGGGTAGGAGATGCGGTTAAAGTTAGCGCGGAAAAATTAGAGCAAGAAATGACGCGCTTTTTGCAAGTTTTGGGAAAGGTGTTTAGTCACGCTGAAGCGCAAGCTAAGGGAAACACAGCAATGCAATTAGATGAAATTGAGTTATCGGTAGAAATCAGCGGGGAAGGAGAAGTTAAGTTATTAGGAAGCGGTGCGAAGGGTGGAGGTAAAAGCGCAATTAAATTAACTTTTAAACGGAAAGAATCAAGTTGA
- a CDS encoding energy-coupling factor transporter transmembrane component T family protein, with product MDLLRSLPLGLYLEQPITWLHKLDPRVKFFWLMSFLTTYIYARNEWRVLLVLILIVATLIARIPVRVWQQQMGWLLTVSFLVLLIAAISPDGLGINYQPRLPTSESSQLNKTDSGQAQSSKKQVKNPKEYSYVVFEAGAVKVTRQSLDLAVSLSTMLFTLIYSTNLYLLTTAPEEITAAIENLMQPLRRLKVPVTELTLTLTLSLRFIPLVLEEVQNLIRSVMTRAINWKKLGLKGSVKVWLLVAERLLENLLLRAEQMASAMMVRGFTSPHEHRVQWHELRFQTRDWVAIATLILFWGVRLAVGNEVS from the coding sequence ATGGATTTACTGCGATCGCTTCCACTTGGTCTTTACCTCGAACAACCGATAACTTGGCTGCATAAACTCGATCCCCGTGTCAAGTTTTTCTGGTTGATGAGCTTTTTAACTACCTATATATACGCTAGAAATGAGTGGCGGGTATTACTGGTATTAATTTTAATTGTCGCTACCCTCATAGCCAGAATTCCCGTGCGAGTATGGCAACAGCAGATGGGTTGGCTGTTAACAGTCTCGTTTCTTGTACTTTTAATTGCCGCTATCAGTCCTGATGGACTGGGTATAAATTATCAACCGCGCCTTCCCACATCTGAAAGTTCACAATTAAACAAAACAGACTCAGGACAAGCACAAAGCTCAAAAAAACAAGTTAAGAATCCCAAAGAATATAGTTACGTAGTTTTTGAAGCTGGAGCAGTAAAAGTAACTCGTCAGTCTTTAGATTTGGCAGTCAGCTTGAGTACAATGTTGTTTACTTTAATTTACAGCACCAACTTGTATCTGCTGACAACCGCACCCGAAGAAATCACCGCTGCTATAGAAAACTTAATGCAACCGCTACGACGGTTGAAAGTACCTGTCACCGAATTGACTTTAACTTTAACTTTGTCGTTGCGGTTTATTCCCCTAGTTCTTGAAGAAGTGCAAAATTTAATTCGCTCTGTGATGACAAGAGCAATAAATTGGAAAAAGCTAGGATTGAAAGGAAGCGTAAAAGTTTGGCTGCTGGTAGCAGAAAGACTGTTAGAAAATTTGCTACTACGGGCAGAACAAATGGCTAGCGCAATGATGGTACGGGGCTTTACCAGTCCTCACGAACATCGGGTACAATGGCACGAATTACGGTTTCAAACCCGTGACTGGGTAGCGATTGCAACTTTAATTTTATTTTGGGGAGTCCGGCTAGCTGTAGGAAATGAGGTTTCTTAA
- a CDS encoding Uma2 family endonuclease — MVKVSIEKQLTLEEFLALTEGDVNYEFVDGYAVAKVSPKYFHSTLQRALLILIDIWCKGKGRVVAEWAILLKRQGKDWAPLPDVTYISYERLPKSWKRNEACPAIPELVIEIISPDQTMKEFEDKAKDYFAAGVSRVWIVDPEAINIKVFFSVDSSQVYTDTTPIVDALLPGLELTVRQIFEQAELI; from the coding sequence ATGGTTAAGGTAAGCATAGAAAAACAACTCACCCTGGAAGAATTTCTGGCGCTGACTGAAGGTGATGTAAACTATGAGTTTGTTGATGGTTATGCAGTAGCAAAAGTGTCACCAAAATATTTTCATTCGACTTTACAAAGAGCTTTATTAATCCTTATAGATATATGGTGCAAAGGTAAAGGTAGAGTCGTTGCAGAATGGGCTATTTTATTAAAGCGTCAGGGTAAAGATTGGGCACCTTTACCGGATGTGACGTATATTTCTTATGAACGATTGCCCAAAAGCTGGAAACGTAATGAAGCTTGTCCGGCAATTCCAGAATTGGTAATTGAAATTATCTCTCCAGACCAAACCATGAAGGAATTTGAAGACAAAGCGAAGGATTATTTTGCTGCTGGAGTTTCGCGAGTTTGGATTGTAGATCCGGAAGCGATAAATATTAAAGTGTTTTTCTCGGTTGACTCAAGTCAAGTTTATACAGATACTACACCGATTGTTGATGCGCTGCTTCCTGGTTTGGAGTTAACAGTTAGGCAAATTTTTGAACAGGCAGAATTGATTTGA
- a CDS encoding anthranilate synthase component I → MIKPWYWRSLPLKNRTGSEVFATLFYKNDSGIATLLESPYPNKSDRPQLTRYSICAGAPRILNGQPQMWTPPLGEVLPFLEKLLTGQGGQGGQRGQGEPARCGGHERCSDWRGQGDKGTILSPHLPIPPSPPSRLPPSPPLPFTGGWLGWLGYDIAWEIEELPRDKIDPLPFPVAFWYEPECFAILDHAQQILWLAASHPSGLDELQEKLEETTRLGGLGGLGGLGAISPLSPPSSPPPPLPPSSPHFLTSQEDYETAVNRAQKYIQAGDIFQANISLRFQASTTACGWEIYQALQKINPSPFASYWQTPWGEVISCSPERLVQLEKGRDAIYRVSTRPIAGTRSRGTTKQQDIELAQDLLSNTKERAEHIMLVDLERNDLGRVCEWGSVCVDELLTIERYSHVMHLVSNVKGTLKSTSTPIDLIRALFPGGTITGCPKVRCMEIIEELEPVRRNLFYGSCGYLDWRGNLDLNILIRTLLLTPPSPSSSSSPPPLNTVWGQVGAGIVADSNPEREWYESLHKAQAQLQALKMQK, encoded by the coding sequence ATGATCAAGCCTTGGTATTGGCGATCGCTCCCCCTAAAAAATCGCACCGGTTCAGAGGTTTTCGCCACTTTATTTTATAAGAACGATTCGGGAATCGCCACTTTACTTGAAAGTCCTTACCCAAACAAAAGCGATCGCCCCCAACTAACTCGTTATTCTATCTGTGCAGGCGCTCCTCGCATACTCAACGGACAACCCCAAATGTGGACACCACCACTAGGGGAAGTTCTCCCGTTTTTAGAAAAATTGCTCACTGGACAAGGAGGACAAGGAGGACAACGAGGACAAGGGGAGCCAGCGCGTTGCGGAGGTCACGAACGTTGTAGCGACTGGCGTGGACAAGGGGACAAGGGGACAATTCTTTCCCCCCATCTCCCCATCCCCCCCTCTCCCCCTTCCCGCCTCCCCCCCTCTCCCCCTCTCCCCTTCACCGGCGGTTGGTTAGGATGGCTAGGCTACGATATTGCTTGGGAAATTGAAGAACTACCCCGTGATAAAATTGATCCCCTACCATTTCCTGTTGCGTTTTGGTATGAACCAGAGTGTTTTGCTATTTTGGATCATGCTCAACAAATTCTTTGGCTAGCTGCCAGTCATCCAAGTGGATTGGATGAATTACAGGAAAAGTTGGAAGAGACAACAAGACTTGGAGGACTTGGAGGACTTGGAGGACTTGGAGCAATTTCTCCCTTGTCTCCCCCATCCTCCCCCCCTCCCCCCCTCCCCCCCTCCTCTCCCCACTTCCTGACTTCTCAAGAAGATTATGAAACCGCTGTAAACCGCGCTCAAAAATACATTCAGGCTGGAGACATCTTTCAAGCGAATATTTCCCTGCGCTTTCAAGCTTCTACAACGGCTTGTGGTTGGGAAATTTATCAGGCTTTGCAGAAAATAAATCCTTCTCCTTTTGCTAGTTATTGGCAAACACCTTGGGGAGAAGTGATTAGTTGTTCGCCAGAAAGGTTGGTACAATTGGAAAAAGGTAGAGACGCGATATATCGCGTCTCTACAAGACCGATCGCCGGCACGCGATCGCGTGGTACAACAAAACAGCAAGATATTGAACTAGCCCAAGATTTACTCAGCAATACCAAAGAACGCGCTGAACACATCATGCTCGTAGATTTGGAACGAAATGATTTAGGGCGAGTCTGTGAATGGGGAAGTGTCTGTGTTGATGAATTGCTGACAATTGAACGATATAGCCATGTGATGCATCTTGTTAGCAATGTCAAAGGTACTTTAAAAAGCACAAGCACTCCCATTGATTTGATTCGCGCCCTCTTTCCTGGTGGTACAATTACAGGCTGTCCTAAAGTCCGCTGCATGGAAATTATTGAAGAACTAGAACCCGTGCGCCGCAATCTATTCTACGGTTCCTGCGGCTATTTAGATTGGCGGGGAAACCTAGACTTAAATATCTTAATCCGCACCCTCTTACTAACTCCCCCATCCCCGTCATCCTCCTCATCCCCCCCACCCCTCAACACCGTTTGGGGACAAGTTGGCGCGGGAATTGTCGCCGATAGCAATCCTGAGAGAGAATGGTATGAATCTCTGCACAAAGCTCAGGCACAACTTCAGGCTCTGAAAATGCAAAAGTAG
- the pipX gene encoding transcriptional coactivator PipX: MNSENSETYINHPTWGLLYRICMVDENQEMFTTLYAQRLFFLVGTDAKGIKFQSIGRTEARMMLENRLRTLRRTGHSQEYDQLQSVFQRTFQ; the protein is encoded by the coding sequence ATGAACTCAGAAAACTCGGAAACTTACATAAATCATCCAACTTGGGGTTTGCTCTACAGAATCTGTATGGTTGATGAGAACCAAGAGATGTTTACTACACTCTACGCCCAACGCTTATTTTTTTTGGTGGGAACAGATGCTAAAGGAATCAAATTTCAGTCTATAGGACGTACCGAAGCTCGAATGATGCTGGAAAATCGCTTGCGAACTCTGCGGCGCACTGGACACTCTCAGGAGTACGATCAGCTTCAGAGTGTTTTCCAACGCACCTTCCAATGA
- the plsY gene encoding glycerol-3-phosphate 1-O-acyltransferase PlsY has translation MAIWLTLCGAIVVVAYLLGSFPTGYIAVKQLKGIDIRAVGSGSTGATNVLRTLGKVPGAIVLLIDAFKGVLAIALSYLLFNYAPLQKFIPPTVDANLWQPWIVILVGLAAILGHSKSIFLGFTGGKSVAISLGILLAMNWQIGLATAGVFAVVIAISRIVSLSSIVGAVAVPIFMTLLQQPLPYILFSVAGGLYVILRHRANIERLLAGTEPKIGQKVEVEAEESLNSAGTT, from the coding sequence ATGGCTATTTGGTTGACTTTGTGCGGAGCGATTGTGGTTGTAGCTTATCTGCTGGGTTCGTTTCCCACGGGTTACATCGCAGTCAAGCAGTTGAAAGGTATTGATATTCGCGCAGTTGGTTCTGGTTCAACTGGGGCAACTAATGTGTTACGAACTTTAGGTAAAGTACCAGGAGCGATCGTTTTACTGATTGATGCTTTCAAGGGAGTATTAGCGATCGCTCTGTCTTACCTACTATTCAATTATGCGCCTTTACAAAAGTTTATCCCTCCAACGGTAGATGCGAACTTGTGGCAACCGTGGATAGTAATTTTAGTTGGGTTAGCAGCAATATTAGGACACAGTAAATCGATTTTTTTAGGGTTTACTGGTGGTAAGTCTGTTGCTATCAGTTTGGGTATTTTATTGGCGATGAATTGGCAGATAGGTTTGGCTACAGCGGGGGTATTTGCGGTTGTAATTGCGATATCGCGGATTGTGTCTTTAAGTTCAATTGTGGGTGCTGTAGCTGTTCCAATTTTCATGACACTTTTGCAGCAACCTTTACCTTACATTTTGTTTAGTGTCGCGGGTGGATTGTATGTAATTTTGCGACATCGCGCTAATATTGAGCGTTTGCTTGCTGGTACTGAACCAAAAATTGGACAGAAGGTGGAAGTAGAAGCGGAAGAAAGTTTGAATTCGGCTGGAACAACTTAA
- a CDS encoding restriction endonuclease subunit R, with product MTQAIQAKDIDLRYLIDRFGIQLVENDELFREWQDNLPEITDLDKQLLDKVKAGFINLVNYPPMLEDIVKMAVLDPILFIADFYLNPFYVKSEESVDIVTEDEGVIIKGRIDTLILKDQFWMMVIESKRASYSIEEGLAQILAYMLANPHPEKPCFGMITTGGSFIFIKLVKGEIPQYATSKLFAIRNPVNDLYDVCRILKRLSQLVINA from the coding sequence ATGACACAAGCAATCCAAGCAAAAGATATAGACTTACGCTACTTAATCGATAGATTTGGGATTCAGCTAGTTGAAAATGACGAATTATTCCGCGAGTGGCAAGATAATCTCCCAGAAATAACTGATTTAGATAAACAGCTTTTAGACAAAGTAAAAGCAGGTTTTATCAATCTTGTGAATTATCCACCAATGCTTGAAGATATTGTCAAAATGGCAGTACTTGATCCAATTTTGTTTATCGCCGACTTCTACTTAAATCCTTTTTATGTCAAATCAGAAGAATCTGTTGATATTGTCACAGAAGATGAAGGTGTAATTATCAAAGGAAGAATTGACACGTTAATTTTAAAAGACCAATTTTGGATGATGGTGATTGAATCCAAAAGAGCATCTTATTCTATAGAAGAAGGATTAGCACAAATTCTCGCTTATATGTTAGCAAATCCTCATCCGGAAAAACCTTGCTTTGGTATGATTACTACAGGTGGTAGCTTCATTTTCATCAAATTAGTTAAAGGCGAAATTCCGCAGTATGCGACATCAAAGTTGTTTGCAATTCGCAACCCTGTAAATGATTTATATGACGTTTGCAGAATACTTAAACGTCTCAGCCAATTAGTGATTAATGCTTAA
- a CDS encoding DUF3086 domain-containing protein codes for MNPEESQTPEPINESLMEKQEQSPVVDPTENSPVELVGETQTQSQITQTLDYSNFDLPTPQVQILTVEPTENSSAATPLKSEIEASKDNSLIEEAAQRVAELQRTELALKEEIANLQTSYKTLQAQVSDTQITMGKVVQEALTQLEQRKQTLQISVEQLERRQERIRNEMRTTFAGASQDLAIRVQGFKDYLTGSLQDLASAAEQLQLMPTVREREKVPVKEAKPVDIDPGTPQFAQQQFQDTTKQIRRLIDQYRTKPDYYGPAWQLRRTFEPVHAERVSNWFFSQGGRGALRTMNSRLQNILISSAVISILHKLYGDRLRTLVLANTPERLGDWRRGLQDCLGIGRPDFGPDRGVVLFETAEALAQKAERLTKANQLPLIIIDDSEEQISLGLLQFPLWLAFAPDPKMMRNSDDDF; via the coding sequence ATGAACCCAGAGGAATCTCAAACTCCAGAACCTATTAATGAGTCATTAATGGAAAAACAAGAACAAAGCCCTGTAGTTGACCCAACAGAAAACTCACCTGTTGAGTTAGTGGGTGAAACTCAAACACAAAGTCAGATAACCCAAACACTAGACTACTCAAATTTTGATTTGCCTACACCGCAAGTGCAAATTCTGACTGTTGAGCCTACAGAAAATTCATCCGCAGCTACCCCGCTAAAGTCAGAAATAGAAGCATCAAAAGATAATTCACTTATAGAAGAAGCAGCGCAACGAGTAGCAGAATTGCAACGTACTGAACTAGCGCTCAAAGAAGAAATAGCTAACTTGCAAACTTCTTACAAAACTCTTCAAGCGCAAGTGAGTGATACCCAAATAACTATGGGAAAAGTAGTGCAAGAAGCTTTGACGCAATTAGAACAGCGCAAACAAACGCTACAAATTTCTGTAGAACAATTGGAAAGGCGTCAAGAACGCATCCGCAACGAAATGCGAACCACTTTTGCAGGTGCTTCTCAAGACTTGGCAATCCGGGTACAGGGTTTTAAAGATTATCTCACTGGTAGTTTACAGGATTTGGCATCAGCAGCAGAACAGTTGCAATTAATGCCGACTGTTAGAGAACGAGAAAAAGTACCTGTAAAAGAAGCTAAACCAGTAGATATTGACCCAGGAACGCCTCAATTTGCCCAACAGCAGTTTCAAGATACCACAAAGCAAATTCGCCGCTTAATTGACCAATACCGTACCAAACCAGATTATTATGGACCGGCTTGGCAACTGCGCCGCACTTTTGAGCCGGTACACGCAGAACGAGTTTCTAACTGGTTTTTCAGCCAAGGGGGACGCGGTGCTTTGCGGACGATGAATAGTCGCTTGCAAAATATTCTGATTTCCTCAGCGGTGATTTCAATATTGCACAAATTGTATGGCGATCGCCTCCGCACTTTGGTATTAGCAAATACACCTGAGCGTTTAGGTGACTGGCGGCGCGGCTTGCAAGACTGTCTAGGAATCGGTCGTCCAGATTTTGGACCCGACAGAGGCGTGGTATTGTTTGAAACAGCCGAAGCATTAGCGCAAAAAGCCGAACGCTTGACAAAAGCAAATCAACTACCCTTAATCATAATTGACGACTCTGAGGAGCAAATCAGTTTAGGATTGTTGCAATTTCCTCTTTGGTTAGCGTTTGCTCCTGACCCGAAAATGATGCGAAATTCTGATGATGACTTTTAA
- a CDS encoding DUF3119 family protein, translated as MTRTYASNAASTVELKPSYNIPVVLVIAAIPLLLVQPIVGGAIALFGLFLMFQAVTLRLQFTATDLDIYRGEKLIRRFPYQEWQNWRIFWNGVPILFYFKEVKSIHFLPIIFDPNTLKTCLEQRCPRI; from the coding sequence ATGACCAGAACCTATGCTTCTAACGCGGCATCAACCGTAGAACTCAAGCCTAGTTACAATATACCTGTAGTGTTGGTTATTGCTGCCATTCCTCTGCTTTTGGTGCAACCGATAGTCGGAGGTGCGATCGCCCTGTTTGGCTTGTTTCTCATGTTTCAAGCAGTAACTTTGCGTTTGCAATTTACCGCTACAGACTTAGATATTTACAGAGGTGAAAAATTAATTCGCCGCTTTCCTTACCAGGAATGGCAAAATTGGCGTATCTTCTGGAATGGGGTTCCTATATTGTTTTACTTTAAAGAAGTCAAAAGTATTCACTTTTTGCCGATTATATTTGACCCCAACACCCTAAAAACTTGTTTGGAACAACGTTGTCCACGGATTTAG
- a CDS encoding MlaE family lipid ABC transporter permease subunit: protein MSKTTSKSSLGAWSQRLLAAILLGGQVLVHLIRGKIHRRNTLEQMAAVGPDSLFIALLTAVFVGAVFTIQVAREFINFGAGNVVGGVLAIALTRELSPVLTAVILAGRVGSAFAAEIGTMRVTEQIDALLMLKTDPIDYLVIPRVIACGFMLPILTLLSLVTGMLGGLIIVTNIYNLSETAFLDSARNFLGIWDICSALIKAGCFGVLIAVIGCSWGMTTTGGAKGVGQSTTTAVVTALLMIFVLNFFLSWLMFQGTGSASVQGL from the coding sequence TTGAGCAAGACTACATCCAAATCCAGCTTAGGAGCATGGAGTCAGCGATTGCTGGCGGCAATTCTTTTAGGTGGGCAAGTATTAGTTCACCTAATTAGGGGCAAAATCCATCGGCGCAACACCCTAGAGCAAATGGCAGCGGTTGGACCCGATTCGCTCTTCATTGCTTTATTGACGGCTGTTTTTGTAGGTGCGGTGTTTACCATCCAGGTAGCGCGGGAGTTTATCAATTTTGGGGCAGGAAACGTCGTCGGTGGAGTGTTGGCGATCGCCTTAACAAGAGAACTCTCACCGGTGCTGACAGCAGTGATTTTGGCGGGACGAGTCGGTTCGGCATTTGCAGCGGAAATCGGCACTATGCGCGTCACAGAACAAATCGATGCCTTGCTTATGTTAAAAACCGATCCGATTGATTATTTAGTTATTCCCCGCGTAATTGCTTGCGGCTTCATGCTGCCAATTTTAACTCTTTTGTCTTTAGTCACAGGCATGTTGGGAGGATTGATAATTGTCACGAATATATACAACCTCTCGGAAACGGCATTTTTAGACTCCGCTCGTAACTTTCTCGGCATTTGGGATATTTGTAGCGCCTTGATTAAAGCAGGTTGCTTTGGAGTTTTAATCGCTGTAATTGGTTGCAGTTGGGGGATGACCACAACCGGAGGAGCCAAAGGAGTGGGACAATCAACCACAACTGCGGTTGTTACCGCTTTGTTGATGATATTTGTGCTCAACTTCTTTCTTTCTTGGTTAATGTTTCAGGGAACTGGCAGTGCATCAGTGCAAGGGTTATAG
- a CDS encoding DUF1308 domain-containing protein, with product MVNLDTVSAVAFIAEGSVVRYLLRQYIQEQQMVMTQTAFNEFTAIVQQIGGVLEQARAIKFLQRITIIYDNPSVRALSLQPTRKLGMNVSLIAPFIFVFNSNH from the coding sequence ATGGTGAACTTAGACACTGTAAGCGCTGTGGCTTTTATTGCTGAAGGCTCAGTTGTGCGCTATCTCTTGCGACAATATATACAAGAGCAACAAATGGTCATGACTCAAACAGCTTTCAACGAGTTCACAGCTATTGTGCAACAAATTGGTGGAGTATTAGAACAGGCAAGAGCCATCAAATTTTTACAAAGAATCACTATTATTTACGATAATCCCTCAGTCAGAGCCTTAAGCCTTCAGCCGACGCGAAAGTTAGGAATGAACGTATCGCTTATTGCTCCATTTATTTTTGTTTTTAATTCTAATCATTGA